The proteins below come from a single Stomoxys calcitrans chromosome 1, idStoCalc2.1, whole genome shotgun sequence genomic window:
- the LOC106091611 gene encoding uncharacterized protein LOC106091611 isoform X3: MEMWLQQQQQAKIQIDRFCFETKIYQFTADDAKCKWRSLINYLRQHLEHVADKKQRRYIPNTHNPEDRYIQLEDWPYYKELEFVVPYVKYAASKTGESSLNPTANEIDIIIASIEEDLGNSNDTANCNSIIPLDREEEINLTPEDIILKEFFENMLKSALNLPRFHQNRIMNEMMQSLNEQNE; this comes from the exons atggaaatgtggctacaacaacaacagcaagcaAAAATACAGATCGACCGATTTTGCTTTGAAACCAAGATATAtcaatttacag cTGATGATGCCAAATGTAAATGGCGTTCATTGATTAACTATCTGCGTCAGCACTTGGAACATGTGGCTGACAAGAAACAACGGCGCTATATACCCAATACTCATAATCCCGAAGATAGATACATACAATTGGAGGATTGGCCCTATTACAAAGAGTTAGAATTTGTGGTGCCCTATGTGAAATATGCAGCCTCCAAGACTGGTGAGAGCAGTTTAAATCCAACAGCAAATGAAATTGATATTATCATCGCATCAATAGAGGAAGACTTGGGCAATAGCAATGACACTGCCAACTGTAATTCTATTATCCCATTAGATAGAGAAGAAGAAATCAATTTAACACCGGAAGACATTATCttgaaagaattttttgaaaatatgttaaaatctgcTCTAAATTTGCCGAGATTCCATCAAAATAGAATTATGAATGAGATGATGCAAAGCTTAAATGAACAAAATGAATGA
- the LOC106091611 gene encoding uncharacterized protein LOC106091611 isoform X5: MSSDDAKCKWRSLINYLRQHLEHVADKKQRRYIPNTHNPEDRYIQLEDWPYYKELEFVVPYVKYAASKTGESSLNPTANEIDIIIASIEEDLGNSNDTANCNSIIPLDREEEINLTPEDIILKEFFENMLKSALNLPRFHQNRIMNEMMQSLNEQNE; the protein is encoded by the coding sequence cTGATGATGCCAAATGTAAATGGCGTTCATTGATTAACTATCTGCGTCAGCACTTGGAACATGTGGCTGACAAGAAACAACGGCGCTATATACCCAATACTCATAATCCCGAAGATAGATACATACAATTGGAGGATTGGCCCTATTACAAAGAGTTAGAATTTGTGGTGCCCTATGTGAAATATGCAGCCTCCAAGACTGGTGAGAGCAGTTTAAATCCAACAGCAAATGAAATTGATATTATCATCGCATCAATAGAGGAAGACTTGGGCAATAGCAATGACACTGCCAACTGTAATTCTATTATCCCATTAGATAGAGAAGAAGAAATCAATTTAACACCGGAAGACATTATCttgaaagaattttttgaaaatatgttaaaatctgcTCTAAATTTGCCGAGATTCCATCAAAATAGAATTATGAATGAGATGATGCAAAGCTTAAATGAACAAAATGAATGA
- the LOC106091611 gene encoding uncharacterized protein LOC106091611 isoform X2 produces MGHFLPAEIFNYEQMFCKGQLFYEKQPLHENTKANTKMDQKGRADDAKCKWRSLINYLRQHLEHVADKKQRRYIPNTHNPEDRYIQLEDWPYYKELEFVVPYVKYAASKTGESSLNPTANEIDIIIASIEEDLGNSNDTANCNSIIPLDREEEINLTPEDIILKEFFENMLKSALNLPRFHQNRIMNEMMQSLNEQNE; encoded by the exons ATGGGAcattttttgccagcagaaattttcaactatgaacaaatgttttgtaaaggtcaactgttttatgaaaagcagccgttacatgaaaatacaaaagctaacaccaaaatggatcaaaaaggcagag cTGATGATGCCAAATGTAAATGGCGTTCATTGATTAACTATCTGCGTCAGCACTTGGAACATGTGGCTGACAAGAAACAACGGCGCTATATACCCAATACTCATAATCCCGAAGATAGATACATACAATTGGAGGATTGGCCCTATTACAAAGAGTTAGAATTTGTGGTGCCCTATGTGAAATATGCAGCCTCCAAGACTGGTGAGAGCAGTTTAAATCCAACAGCAAATGAAATTGATATTATCATCGCATCAATAGAGGAAGACTTGGGCAATAGCAATGACACTGCCAACTGTAATTCTATTATCCCATTAGATAGAGAAGAAGAAATCAATTTAACACCGGAAGACATTATCttgaaagaattttttgaaaatatgttaaaatctgcTCTAAATTTGCCGAGATTCCATCAAAATAGAATTATGAATGAGATGATGCAAAGCTTAAATGAACAAAATGAATGA